A section of the Malus sylvestris chromosome 17, drMalSylv7.2, whole genome shotgun sequence genome encodes:
- the LOC126610712 gene encoding uncharacterized protein LOC126610712 isoform X2 translates to MGALMAAMLVVLAVAVASGASKEKMSTRECENLGFTGLALCSDCNSLAEYVKDQELVSNCMKCCTEDSDDSMTKITYSGAILEVCMRKLVFYPEIVGFIEEEKNWFPSVKVQYIFNSPPKLILLDDAGEHKETIRIDNWKREHILQFLQGKVKPASAI, encoded by the exons ATGGGAGCGTTGATGGCGGCTATGTTGGTGGTGCTCGCGGTGGCAGTAGCTTCCGGTGCATCGAAAGAGAAAATGAGCACAAGGGAATGCGAGAATCTTGGTTTCACAGGTCTCGCTTTGTGCTCTGATTGTAACAGTTTGGCTGAGTATGTCAAAGATCAAG AATTGGTATCCAACTGTATGAAATGTTGCACCGAGGATTCTGATGATTCAATGACAAAG ATCACGTATTCTGGTGCTATACTGGAAGTCTGCATGAGGAAACTGGTTTTCTATCCCGAAATTGTTGGCTTTATTGAAGAAGAGAAGAATTGGTTCCCTTCAGTCAAAGTCCAATACATTTTCAATTCTCCACCAAAGTTGATCTTGCTAGATGATGCAGGCGAACATAAGGAAACAATAAG AATCGACAATTGGAAGCGTGAACATATCTTGCAGTTTCTGCAAGGGAAGGTAAAGCCTGCTTCTGCAATCTGA
- the LOC126610712 gene encoding uncharacterized protein LOC126610712 isoform X1, protein MGALMAAMLVVLAVAVASGASKEKMSTRECENLGFTGLALCSDCNSLAEYVKDQAELVSNCMKCCTEDSDDSMTKITYSGAILEVCMRKLVFYPEIVGFIEEEKNWFPSVKVQYIFNSPPKLILLDDAGEHKETIRIDNWKREHILQFLQGKVKPASAI, encoded by the exons ATGGGAGCGTTGATGGCGGCTATGTTGGTGGTGCTCGCGGTGGCAGTAGCTTCCGGTGCATCGAAAGAGAAAATGAGCACAAGGGAATGCGAGAATCTTGGTTTCACAGGTCTCGCTTTGTGCTCTGATTGTAACAGTTTGGCTGAGTATGTCAAAGATCAAG CAGAATTGGTATCCAACTGTATGAAATGTTGCACCGAGGATTCTGATGATTCAATGACAAAG ATCACGTATTCTGGTGCTATACTGGAAGTCTGCATGAGGAAACTGGTTTTCTATCCCGAAATTGTTGGCTTTATTGAAGAAGAGAAGAATTGGTTCCCTTCAGTCAAAGTCCAATACATTTTCAATTCTCCACCAAAGTTGATCTTGCTAGATGATGCAGGCGAACATAAGGAAACAATAAG AATCGACAATTGGAAGCGTGAACATATCTTGCAGTTTCTGCAAGGGAAGGTAAAGCCTGCTTCTGCAATCTGA